The Flavobacteriales bacterium genome includes a window with the following:
- a CDS encoding toll/interleukin-1 receptor domain-containing protein: MSELTKKIDEMLFEIHKKRWISLSKDDPGIVFDAKAKLAAYNLIERQNQHSWKLTREGYEAVELGGFEAWEEANDLSKSEKKNSNNSKESGERQIFISHASKNSDYGNALVELLTGVGIANNKIVFTSNTAYGIPIGENIFDWLKNRINEKPHVIYLLSKEYYDSIACLNEMGAAWVVENQHTMLFTPNFDLKSYEFQNGALDPRKIGFRINNEERLTEFVESLKVTFKILPGMVLVNQKIKEFLKKVTEIESEEAAKIKSTITEPPQKAQTQKTETNNAKSEPIKNEKTAQRKSKSSSRLFSDLRAGKLKTEEVLLVYYIIETGRFKLGTGWQEPHEIENIEAWEDINELDNVLSKNYSKALKRFEMRALIEVSDFTGSGNPKEMALIDSARKELLDLPEDVESILLEVVKNNPAKEEDDFPF, from the coding sequence ATGAGTGAACTAACCAAGAAAATTGATGAAATGCTATTCGAAATTCATAAGAAAAGATGGATTTCACTTTCAAAGGATGACCCCGGAATTGTGTTTGACGCAAAAGCTAAACTTGCAGCATATAACTTAATTGAAAGACAGAATCAGCATTCTTGGAAACTAACAAGAGAAGGCTACGAAGCTGTAGAACTCGGAGGTTTCGAAGCTTGGGAAGAAGCAAATGATTTGTCAAAATCGGAGAAAAAGAATTCGAATAATTCTAAAGAAAGTGGTGAAAGGCAAATTTTCATCTCACATGCCTCAAAAAATTCTGATTATGGAAATGCACTAGTAGAACTTCTTACTGGGGTAGGTATTGCAAATAACAAAATTGTGTTTACAAGTAACACAGCCTATGGAATTCCAATAGGTGAAAACATTTTCGATTGGTTAAAAAATCGTATCAACGAGAAACCTCATGTCATTTATCTTTTATCAAAGGAGTATTATGACAGCATCGCATGTTTAAACGAAATGGGAGCCGCTTGGGTGGTAGAAAACCAACACACAATGTTGTTTACTCCTAATTTTGATTTAAAGAGTTATGAGTTTCAAAATGGAGCATTGGATCCTAGAAAAATTGGATTTCGCATTAACAATGAAGAGAGATTAACAGAGTTTGTTGAATCATTAAAAGTGACTTTCAAAATATTACCTGGAATGGTATTGGTTAATCAAAAAATAAAAGAGTTCCTTAAAAAGGTAACTGAAATTGAATCTGAAGAAGCGGCAAAAATAAAGAGCACAATTACTGAACCTCCCCAAAAAGCCCAGACTCAAAAAACAGAGACTAATAATGCAAAGAGCGAGCCGATAAAAAATGAAAAAACTGCTCAACGAAAATCAAAAAGTTCATCAAGACTATTTTCTGATTTAAGAGCTGGTAAGCTTAAGACAGAAGAAGTCTTGTTAGTTTATTATATAATTGAAACTGGTCGGTTTAAATTGGGTACTGGTTGGCAAGAACCTCATGAAATTGAAAACATCGAGGCTTGGGAAGACATTAATGAACTAGACAATGTCCTATCTAAGAACTACTCGAAAGCATTGAAAAGATTTGAAATGCGAGCGCTTATAGAGGTTTCAGATTTCACAGGTAGTGGTAACCCAAAAGAGATGGCTTTAATTGATTCCGCTCGTAAAG